Within the Deltaproteobacteria bacterium genome, the region CTCCCGCTAAGGCCGCCCAGCCACCCACGGAATGCACCACGGTAGAACCAGCAAAGTCCCACATACCAGCAGCAGCCAACCAGCCACCGCCCCATACCCAGTGACCGGTGACAGGATACATAATTCCAACAAGAATGGCTGAAAAGACGATGAAGGAAATGAATTTGATTCTTTCGGCCACAGCCCCAGAGACGATGGTCGCAGCGGTACCGGCGAAGACCAATTGGAAGAAAAATTTACAAATCAATGGAACGCCTGCCCAAGCAATAGAACCATAAACACCTTGGTAGGTATCTCCGGTTGCGGGGCTATTATCGACCCCCGATAAAAGCCAAAGCCCTTGGGTTCCGAATAGGGGAGAACCATCGCCGAACATGAGGCCCCAGCCTAAGACCCAAAAAGAAAGTGAGGCAACGGCAAAAACAACAAAGTTTTTAGCCAAAATGTTAACGGCATTCTTGCTTTGACAAAGCCCGGCCTCCACCATGGCAAACCCGGTATTCATAAAGAATACCAAGACGGCGGCTATCAATACCCACAACGTGTCGATGGCGATTTTAAGTTCTGCAGTGGTGGGATCATCGGCAAAGGCCAGGGTTGGTATACAAAAAAGCAGCATGGCAAGAAACGAAAACAAGATCTTTCTCTTTAACATGATTACATTCTCCTTATCGATTATGATGGCAATCCAGGGTGGCCCCTTGCGGGAATCCACCCTGTTCTCTTGCCACTCGTTAAACTTTCAATCCCACACCTATTTTTTGCCTACTGAGCTTTGCAATAGAGATGCCAAGTCTCCACTTATTTATAACTTGTTGAAATTCTTTCATTTGTTTTTTAGGATGGGCTTTGTCACACTCAAAAATGTGCCTGGGTTATTAGCAGTGCATAAAATTTAAGCACGAAAGATCTTAATTACATGCGATGGTTGGTCGACGGTTACAATTTGCTGCGCGGGGTAAGTTGCTTTGCAAATTTAGAATTGCAAAATCCCACCAAGGCAAAACAAGATTTATTAAATTTTTTAGAAGCCTTTCATCGGGCTACCGGAGAAAAGGTGCAGGTGTATTTTGATCGTTATAGTCAAACAGGGAATGTCCCGTTGCAAGAAGAGCATGGGGGTATTTCGGTTTTTTATTCCAGAGGTGGTTATACGGCCGATGAAGAAATAATGCTGCAGATGCGTGAGCAAGGGGAACAAGCGTTGGTGGTGACCTCCGATCGAGAGATCCAGCGTGCGGCCAAAGCCAGCCGATGCTCCTATTTAGAGGCGCGCGAATTTTATGAGGGAGTGATGGAGATTTTGCATCAGTCAACCGATGATGAAGATGTTATAAATTCAAGATTGAAAGGTAATGCCTTTCGGCCGAGAGAAGAGAAACGTAAGGCCTTCAATCGATTAAAAAAGTTTTTACAATATTGAGTATGTATATTAGCGAGAACCAATGAAATTCTCAGATCTTTATCAAAATGGGCAGTTTCGTTATTCGGTAGAATTGTTTCCCCCCAAATCTCCGGGGAGTGTTGATGCGCTCATTCAAGAGGTCAAACGCCTTTGTGCAATTCACCCCGCCTATTTTTCGGTGACCTATGGGGCCATGGGTTCAACGCGCGATCTTACCAAAAATATTGTATTGCGATTAAAAAAAGAAACGAAAGTACCCATTGCGTCTCACTTCACCTGCATTGCTTCGAATCGAGATCAAATCAAACGTTATGTTGAAGAGATATTATCGCAAGGCATTGATTTAATCGTGGCGCTGCGGGGAGACGTTCCGCAGGATTTAAAAAACCATGTACCTCCTCAAGATGGTTTTCGTCACGCCAATGAATTGGTAACTTTTCTTAAAACTCACTATCCACAATTAAGTATTGCGGTAGCGGGTTATCCCGAAAAACATTTAGAAGCGGCAAGCCCTGAAGAAGATCTGAAAAATCTCCAACGCAAAGTAGAGGCCGGTGCCGATGTTATTATTACCCAATTATTTTTTGACAACGCAGATTTTTTTAATTTTGTGCAACAAGTAAGAGAAAGGGGAATCAAAGTCCCCATTCTGCCAGGGATCTTACCTGTGCAAAATCTCAAACAGGTAGAAAAGTTCACGCAAATGTGCGGGGCCAAATTTCCAAAACCATTGCAACAGCGCCTCATCAATTGCCAAAACGATGCCGACCAAATGAAAGCGGTAGGCGTTGAACATGCAACCAGCCAGTGCCGAGAATTGATTGCCAAGCAAGTCACAGGCATTCATTTCTACAGTCTCAATAAAGCCGATAGCGTATTGAAAATCGCAGCCAATACGGTTTTGCCTGCTTGATTATCTCAAGCTATTTGGTTTAAACCCTTAAGCATGCCAGCTTCTTTATTACCACTGTTAGAAAAATATAACGTCCCTGGGCCGCGTTATACCAGCTATCCTACGGTGCCGGCCTGGTCAGAACAAATAGGCGTTGAATTATTTGAACAAAGCCTACAATCGCTACGAGCTGGCGAAAAGCTCTCTCTTTATTTTCACCTGCCTTTTTGTGAACGGCTCTGCCATTTTTGTGGTTGTATGCAAATGATCACCAAAGATCATGCTCGTTCTCGAGAATATTTAGAAATTTTAAAAAAAGAAATCCAAAAATCAGTTCAATTTATTCCAACCACCGCTCGAGAATTAAGCCAGTTACACTTTGGTGGGGGGACGCCCAATTTTTTTCAACCCGAAGAATTAGCTGAAATTGTTGGTGAGGTAAAAAAACATTTTGCATTTTCCCCTGACGCTGAACTTGCTATCGAGATGCACCCGCGCACGAGCACCCATGCCTTTTGTGATAAATTGCGCGAGTTAAACTTTAATCGCATTTCTTTAGGAGTGCAGGATTTTGACCCGGTGGTGCAAAAATTAATTCATCGCGATCAAACCTATGAAATGACGGTTGCGATGCTCGATTATCTAAAAAATTTAGGGTTTAATTCTTTTAATTTTGATCTTATCTATGGCTTGCCAGGGCAGACTTTATCAGGCTGGACCAAGACTTTAAACTTAGTTTTGGGTCTGAAGCCCGACCGCTTAGCAGTTTACAGTTATGCCCATGTGCCATGGGTGCGGCCCGTACAACGGTCTTTTAAAGATTCCGATCTTCCATCCCCTGAACTAAAATTAGAATTATTTGCCAAGGCCTATGAAACCTTTACCCAAGGTGGTTATGAACTAATTGGCATGGATCACTTTGCTAAAGCCTCCGACGAATTAGCGAAGGCCAAGCGCAACGGCAGCCTGCATCGCAATTTTATGGGCTATTCTACTCGGGCCGATGCCCATCAGATTGGGTTTGGGGTCAGTTCGATTTCTTATGTGGGGGGCAATTATTTTCAAAATGCCAAAGATTTGAAAAAATATTACCAACAAATTCAAGCCAGGGGTTTGGCTACTTTTCGCGGTTTTATCTTAAAGCCTGATGACACCTTACGCCGAGATCTCATTACCCAAATCATGTGTCATGGCGGGGTGAACTTGCTTAAGTTTGGTAAAAAATGGCAAATTCAATTTGAAGATTATTTTGCCTCAGAACTCTTGAATTTAAAGGCCTTTGTGCAAGAGGGTTTGTTAGAAATAAATGATCGACAAATGAAAATAAAAGATTTAGGCCACCTTTTCTTAAGAAATATGGCGATGGTGTTTGATCAATATTTAGCAGGAATCAAAAAAGACGCGAAGACCCCGGTGTTTTCGAAGACGGTGTGAACGGTGTCGTTGCGAGGTCAACGGGGGCTTTCTGTCATTGCGAGGCAAGCCAGCTCCTTCGGCAAGCCTCAGGATAAACTCCGCAATCTCCTCGGTTAGGCAGAAGAGATTGCTTCACCCTGCTGGGTTCGCAATGACAGAGAGCCGTGGCTGGGTTCGCAATGACAGATACTTATGTACCTTTGGATTAAAGCTTTTCATCTCATTTTTGTAGTCGCATGGTTTGCGGGCCTCTTTTATATCTTTCGCCTTTTTGTTTACCATGTCAAATTTCAAACCGAACCTAAACTTGCGGCAGCCTACGAACTGATGGAGCGCAAGCTGCTTTATATCATCATGCATCCAGCCATGTTGCTCACCATCGTTTTTGGGGTTTGGCTAATTTTTCTCAACCCAGCTTTACTCAAGCAAGCCTGGTTTCATTCCAAATTATCGGGTGTTTTGGTGCTGATCGCTTATCAGATTTTTGCCGGGGTCGTTCGGCGCAAATTTTCTCAAGGCAATTTTTTTCTTTCCGAACGAGCTTGTCGCATTATTAATGAAGTTCCAACCCTCCTGCTCATTGGCATTGTTATCTTTGCGGTCACGAAACCCCAGTTATGAAAGGCATCTTGCTCCTTAATCTTGGCACCCCGGTCGCACCCACCCGCCAGGCTGTGGCCAAATTCTTGCGCGAATTTTTGATGGACCCTTTTGTTTTAGATATTAACCCCATGGCACGATGGTTTTTAGTGCATGGGATTATCGCCCCTTTTCGCGCCAAAAAATCCGCTACTGCTTATCAAAAGATTTGGACAAAAGCAGGGTCGCCTTTAATGGTTCACACTCAAAATTTACAAAACGCTTTACAAAAGGAGTTGGGCCCCGAATTTTTGGTAGCAATCGGGATGCGTTATGGTGAACCAAGTGTTGAGCATGCTTACCAGACATTGGTGAAAAAAGGGGTGCAAGAAATTTTAGCCA harbors:
- the hemJ gene encoding protoporphyrinogen oxidase HemJ — protein: MYLWIKAFHLIFVVAWFAGLFYIFRLFVYHVKFQTEPKLAAAYELMERKLLYIIMHPAMLLTIVFGVWLIFLNPALLKQAWFHSKLSGVLVLIAYQIFAGVVRRKFSQGNFFLSERACRIINEVPTLLLIGIVIFAVTKPQL
- the metF gene encoding methylenetetrahydrofolate reductase [NAD(P)H] — its product is MKFSDLYQNGQFRYSVELFPPKSPGSVDALIQEVKRLCAIHPAYFSVTYGAMGSTRDLTKNIVLRLKKETKVPIASHFTCIASNRDQIKRYVEEILSQGIDLIVALRGDVPQDLKNHVPPQDGFRHANELVTFLKTHYPQLSIAVAGYPEKHLEAASPEEDLKNLQRKVEAGADVIITQLFFDNADFFNFVQQVRERGIKVPILPGILPVQNLKQVEKFTQMCGAKFPKPLQQRLINCQNDADQMKAVGVEHATSQCRELIAKQVTGIHFYSLNKADSVLKIAANTVLPA
- a CDS encoding NYN domain-containing protein, whose protein sequence is MRWLVDGYNLLRGVSCFANLELQNPTKAKQDLLNFLEAFHRATGEKVQVYFDRYSQTGNVPLQEEHGGISVFYSRGGYTADEEIMLQMREQGEQALVVTSDREIQRAAKASRCSYLEAREFYEGVMEILHQSTDDEDVINSRLKGNAFRPREEKRKAFNRLKKFLQY
- the hemN gene encoding oxygen-independent coproporphyrinogen III oxidase, with translation MPASLLPLLEKYNVPGPRYTSYPTVPAWSEQIGVELFEQSLQSLRAGEKLSLYFHLPFCERLCHFCGCMQMITKDHARSREYLEILKKEIQKSVQFIPTTARELSQLHFGGGTPNFFQPEELAEIVGEVKKHFAFSPDAELAIEMHPRTSTHAFCDKLRELNFNRISLGVQDFDPVVQKLIHRDQTYEMTVAMLDYLKNLGFNSFNFDLIYGLPGQTLSGWTKTLNLVLGLKPDRLAVYSYAHVPWVRPVQRSFKDSDLPSPELKLELFAKAYETFTQGGYELIGMDHFAKASDELAKAKRNGSLHRNFMGYSTRADAHQIGFGVSSISYVGGNYFQNAKDLKKYYQQIQARGLATFRGFILKPDDTLRRDLITQIMCHGGVNLLKFGKKWQIQFEDYFASELLNLKAFVQEGLLEINDRQMKIKDLGHLFLRNMAMVFDQYLAGIKKDAKTPVFSKTV